The following proteins come from a genomic window of Halorussus halophilus:
- the queC gene encoding 7-cyano-7-deazaguanine synthase QueC: MSDDSKRAVVLASGGMDSATAAYHAAEQGYDLYLLHTSYGQETENKEFDCAERLAEETDAEDFLHVETSHLAKIGGSSLTDDEMDVDDADMESEEIPTSYVPFRNANLLSMAVSYAEANDCDAVFIGAHSEDFSGYPDCRPAFFDAFQQVVDVGTKDDTQIDLEAPFVEWSKTDIAERGTELGVPYEHTWSCYRAEAPACGTCDACAFRLQAFQNIGVRDPIEYEERPEYSEA; the protein is encoded by the coding sequence ATGAGCGACGATTCGAAACGTGCCGTCGTCCTCGCGTCCGGCGGCATGGACAGCGCGACGGCGGCCTATCACGCCGCGGAACAGGGGTACGACCTTTACCTGCTCCACACTTCCTACGGACAGGAAACCGAGAACAAGGAGTTCGACTGTGCGGAACGACTCGCGGAGGAGACCGACGCCGAGGACTTCCTCCACGTCGAGACGAGCCACCTCGCCAAAATCGGCGGGTCAAGTCTCACGGACGACGAGATGGACGTAGACGACGCCGACATGGAGAGCGAGGAGATTCCGACCTCCTACGTCCCGTTTCGGAACGCCAACCTGCTCTCGATGGCGGTTTCCTACGCCGAAGCGAACGACTGTGACGCCGTGTTCATCGGCGCGCACAGCGAGGACTTCTCGGGGTATCCCGACTGCCGTCCGGCGTTCTTCGACGCATTCCAACAGGTCGTGGACGTGGGCACGAAAGACGACACGCAAATCGACCTCGAAGCACCCTTCGTGGAGTGGTCGAAGACCGACATCGCGGAACGCGGCACCGAGTTGGGAGTGCCGTACGAACACACGTGGAGTTGCTACCGCGCCGAGGCACCGGCCTGTGGTACCTGCGACGCCTGTGCGTTCCGCTTGCAGGCGTTCCAGAATATCGGCGTTCGGGACCCCATCGAGTACGAAGAGCGGCCGGAGTACAGCGAAGCGTAG
- a CDS encoding DUF7847 domain-containing protein, with protein MSVTSSVSTALSTLKQNPVLFVAAFFVSLVSSVVLGVQSAVAEVSPFLVSGLSFVVQFVSLFFVAGAYAMADEALDGRTSLGTLFTGGKENYVSMLGATLLLVGVMIATFIPIFIVGFIVIFGAAAAGGGGSMMVLGIVLIYLLALLPVFFLQFYGPAVVVSDTGAVGSLKKSFGLVRRNVLATLGFDVVVFVIGVLSSLPTVWLYVSQFEQLMENPQTFTLYTGLSTATIAGYLVSTLLMTALFGGFMYTYQVAFYGELVERTDDPGKSEDAGVAMGAD; from the coding sequence ATGAGTGTCACTTCCTCCGTTTCGACGGCTCTCAGTACGTTGAAACAAAATCCAGTGCTGTTCGTCGCAGCGTTCTTCGTATCGCTCGTCAGTTCCGTCGTACTCGGCGTCCAATCGGCCGTAGCCGAGGTGTCGCCGTTTCTCGTCTCGGGACTGTCGTTCGTCGTGCAGTTCGTTTCGCTGTTCTTCGTCGCCGGAGCGTACGCGATGGCCGACGAAGCACTCGACGGCCGGACGAGTCTCGGCACGCTCTTCACGGGTGGCAAGGAGAACTACGTCTCGATGCTCGGAGCGACGCTGCTCCTCGTCGGCGTGATGATTGCGACGTTCATCCCCATCTTCATCGTCGGCTTCATCGTGATATTCGGTGCCGCGGCAGCAGGTGGTGGTGGTTCGATGATGGTTCTCGGAATCGTCCTCATCTACTTGCTTGCACTGCTGCCGGTGTTCTTCCTGCAGTTCTACGGCCCGGCAGTCGTCGTCTCCGACACTGGCGCGGTCGGGTCGCTCAAGAAGAGTTTCGGCCTGGTTCGTCGGAACGTTCTCGCCACGCTCGGATTCGACGTCGTCGTCTTCGTCATCGGCGTCCTGAGTAGTCTTCCGACCGTTTGGCTCTACGTCTCGCAGTTCGAACAACTCATGGAGAACCCCCAGACGTTCACGCTCTACACGGGCCTCAGCACGGCGACTATCGCAGGCTACCTCGTCTCGACCCTCCTGATGACTGCGCTGTTCGGCGGGTTCATGTACACCTACCAGGTGGCGTTCTACGGCGAACTCGTGGAGCGAACCGACGACCCCGGCAAGTCCGAAGACGCTGGCGTCGCCATGGGCGCTGACTAA
- a CDS encoding 7-carboxy-7-deazaguanine synthase QueE has product MPVTSDVDDGETDATDDEATTAGDSPSLPINELFESLQGEGRLAGVPSVFVRTSGCNLRCWFCDSYHTSWEPTHASMRVEEILTKIDGYDADHVVVTGGEPLVHDGVVDLLERLADRGYHTTVETNGTIYRDAPIDLASVSPKLASSTPTPEKDPKGDGEWADRHEERRIDLDSLVRLVEEYDSQLKFVVSDSDDMPEITDLLAQIRDATSVSILDTDVLLMPEGATREQLEETRPVTAELAREYGFRYTPRLHVNLWNDAPET; this is encoded by the coding sequence ATGCCAGTCACGAGCGACGTAGACGATGGGGAAACCGATGCGACGGACGACGAGGCGACCACCGCAGGGGACTCTCCCTCGCTCCCTATCAACGAACTGTTCGAGTCGCTACAGGGCGAGGGCCGACTCGCAGGCGTCCCGAGCGTCTTCGTTCGGACCTCCGGGTGCAACCTCCGCTGTTGGTTCTGTGACTCCTATCACACATCGTGGGAACCGACCCACGCGTCGATGCGCGTCGAAGAGATTCTGACGAAAATCGACGGCTACGACGCCGACCACGTCGTCGTCACGGGTGGCGAACCGCTGGTCCACGACGGCGTGGTGGACCTGCTCGAACGGCTGGCCGACCGCGGGTACCACACTACCGTCGAGACCAACGGGACCATCTACCGCGATGCGCCCATTGACCTCGCTAGTGTCAGTCCCAAGTTGGCGTCCAGCACGCCCACACCAGAAAAGGACCCCAAAGGCGACGGCGAGTGGGCCGACCGTCACGAGGAGCGACGCATCGACCTCGACTCGCTCGTTCGACTGGTCGAAGAGTACGACTCGCAACTGAAGTTTGTCGTCAGCGATTCCGACGACATGCCAGAGATAACGGACCTCCTCGCACAGATTCGAGACGCTACGAGCGTCTCGATTCTGGACACGGACGTTCTTCTCATGCCCGAGGGTGCGACCCGCGAGCAATTGGAAGAGACGCGCCCCGTGACCGCCGAGTTGGCGCGCGAGTACGGGTTCCGATACACCCCACGACTGCACGTCAACCTCTGGAACGACGCGCCGGAAACGTAA